From one Cardiocondyla obscurior isolate alpha-2009 linkage group LG06, Cobs3.1, whole genome shotgun sequence genomic stretch:
- the Wdr79 gene encoding telomerase Cajal body protein 1, with protein sequence MECKETTQLHSPKTTPSEACLKPNSLEVTANEIDLTLSHVTCDALPEEILNLAITAPASDNDTAIVAESSNVVLENDSSTDSTCVYNWSTVPRVLCVATKEYQSTNLYENFTKGCQWSPDGTCLLVPSEDFKIRVFELPRELYSGKIPSDFIETNFTPALTVKEGGLIYDTCWYPFMNSWKPETCCFLSTSRESPVHLWDAFTGELRATYRAYNQVDEVEASISVQFVESGSEIWCGFKNAVRTFDTGRPGRQIRDIYFQQEFKNITGLVSCIRENPIMPGLIAFGSYSKCIGLYKDGPLCTFKTESGVTQVEFSSCGMKLFSVVRKNSEFLCWDLRKPGVILYSFKGRQSDTNQRIQFAITPDNKQIVSGGVDGNIIVWELPEITNDNPDDLNPKYIVKLSKDCINGISLHKTLPIVATSSGQRHCDIENEATCRDNSVKLWWVF encoded by the exons ATGGAATGTAAAGAAACCACTCAATTGCATTCACCAAAGACAACACCAAGTGAAGCCTGTTTAAAACCTAATAGTTTGGAAGTAACTGCAAATGAAATTGACCTCACCCTTTCACAT GTAACATGTGATGCATTACcagaagaaatattaaatcttgCCATCACAGCACCGGCATCAGATAATGATACTGCAATTGTTGCAGAGTCAAGTAATGTAGTCTTAGAAAATGATAGCTCAACAGATTCCACTTGTGTTTATAACTGGTCTACAGTACCAAGAGTATTATGTGTAGCTACCAAAGAATATCAATCAACAAACTTgtatgaaaattttacaaaaggTTGTCAGTGGTCACCAGATGGAACATGCTTACTTGTGCCATCAGAAGACTTCAAGATACGTGTTTTTGAGCTTCCCAGAGAATTATACTCTGGCAAAATTCCATCTGATTTTATTGAGACCAACTTTACACCTGCTTTGACAGTTAAAGAAGGTGGCCTCATATATGACACATGCTGGTATCCTTTTATGAACTCATGGAAACCTGAAACATGCTGTTTTCTTAGTACCAGCCGTGAGAGTCCTGTTCATTTGTGGGATGCATTTACAGGAGAACTGCGCGCCACATATCGAGCTTACAATCA AGTTGATGAAGTAGAGGCATCCATCAGTGTTCAATTTGTAGAGTCAGGAAGCGAGATATGGTGTGGTTTCAAAAATGCTGTTAGAACTTTTGATACTGGCCGCCCTGGACGTCAAAtaagagatatttattttcaacaagagtttaaaaatattacaggaTTGGTTTCATGTATTCGTGAAAATCCAATTATGCCAGGTTTAATTGCCTTTGGCTCATATTCTAAATGTATTG GTTTATACAAAGACGGACCATTATGTACTTTTAAGACTGAAAGTGGTGTAACACAGGTCGAATTTAGTTCTTGTGGAATGAAATTGTTCTCTGTTGTTCGAAAAAATAGTGAATTTCTCTGTTGGGATCTTCGTAAACCCGGagttattctttattcttttaaagGAAGACAATCAGATACCAATCAAAGGATACAATTTGCTATTACGCCTGATAATAAACAAATAGTCTCTG GTGGTGTTGACGGAAATATTATTGTATGGGAATTGCCGGAAATTACAAATGACAATCCAGATGATTTAAATccaaaatatattgtaaaattatctaaaGATTGTATAAATGGAATAAGTTTGCATAAAACTTTACCTATAGTAGCAACTAGCTCCGGGCAGAGACATTGTGACATTGAAAACGAAGCAACGTGCAGAGATAATAGCGTAAAATTATGGTGGGTTTTCTGA
- the LOC139103056 gene encoding disks large-associated protein 5 isoform X1, with protein MSNFKEQYKNPCPGFGDTDTRRYLRAYNYDKTRREARTRNFDKNRNLGALTPTNSQLAEDISSITDERRKKLIKWKEEKNRRKRQEATKKKPTFKVGVVHHSLCSPILKNKTLTAKPLKINETSKSFHVTKQGLTRATLKRLRAKEAAAAAAGPNGKNQTALLNKSERVNKQITKIKKEGASFAPVGHCFKPPSGLEEIPLFGTVMIKQMPHKRSPSAQECIQTSNNTSKNSRTSLNLRLSLNKQNSSQKLNKSSINQLDGLNVKKKKSSLKGQIINHADKRDSLQKNMSSSSIASNTKTPPLKTTASTSLEKENCSTEDLISFSPYLVRSRGKNNSRKEGQQRLGIGRRSDEIPTKDTIMQNLNICVEEEERTAQYFKFLLNKETDRLKELCNKWQEIASTKDIPEDAIYEIQQAVGQTNLLINKKFQRFRSLVQDCETGKGEMLVTCRDLQGFWDMTYMEVKDCDMRFEKLQQSQSRGWHEDEYAVTEIKPVIKKRMSNKKQNVSSKPSTLRSLILAARKNKIKTEPLNEEMSLQDVLNDKKSVIVNVHENSRNNKRRSKSYNFTETERKSLSQSEHLKVKSISSSVQYPDKLKKLRSPFAAMKISQMCKTPEIQLDDTISYVNSDQTPGKSILKKKEELEKKETRIKSTHKVNFDDEVILTNLPVDEKMQSASNLSVTLTRIEDSDLNKLNESPCISVERKLDFEGDEFNTTYNLEESITQTIDKHNKSKSLIQSTSDDTVQLLNNVTYTVPTTESSLNNMEITSPSKNLRKRNRRSNTSSRKTLNIHHSPPIQGNEGDEIVVTPEIILNDVKDLDLGRVLRNRTIYSTSNTPKSATNMMTPKRQSVNKEKNQDSVKLNRKRSLRRSERGENIKLDENNTVEMENHTMINNTRKKSLRKSVAFTETCVACVENKPVLPMTPYSVRRSKTPSRQSRSKQAIEEDLILWDTPNKNYPRRVTRSKLNNS; from the exons atgtCGAATTTCAAGGAGCAATACAAGAATCCGTGTCCGGGATTCGGAGATACGGACACTAGGAGATATTTGCGAGCatataattatgataaaacTCGCCGGGAAGCCAGGACACGGAACTTTGATAAGAATCGCAATTTGGGAGCTTTAACGCCAACGAATTCGCAGCTCG cagAGGATATATCCAGTATTACTGATGAGCgtaggaaaaaattaataaaatggaaagaggaaaagaacaGGAGAAAGAGGCAGGAAGCTACCAAAAAAAAGCCTACTTTTAAAGTTGGAGTTGTACATCATTCTTTGTGCTCTCCaatattgaaaaacaaaacaCTAACTGCAAAACcattaaagataaatgaaaCCTCTAAATCTTTTCATGTAACAAAACAAGGACTTACAAGAGCTACATTGAAACGGTTACGTGCTAAAGaagctgctgctgctgctgctgggCCAAATGGAAAGAATCAAACTGCACTATTGAACAAATCTGAAAGAGTGAATAAACAGATTACCAAAATCAAGAAAGAAGGGGCATCGTTTGCACCAGTTGGTCACTGTTTTAAACCTCCATCTGGTTTAGAAGAGATACCTCTATTTGGCACAGTAATGATAAAACAAATGCCACACAAAAGAAGCCCATCTGCACAAGAGTGTATACAGACTTCAAATAATACCTCAAAGAACTCCAGaacttctttaaatttaagattatcATTAAATAAGCAAAACTcatcgcaaaaattaaataaatcaagcATTAATCAATTAGATGgattaaatgtaaagaaaaagaaatcatcATTGAAAGGACAGATAATAAATCATGCAGACAAACGAGATTCcttgcaaaaaaatatgtctTCTTCGTCAATCGCTAGTAATACAAAAACGCCACCATTGAAAACGACTGCTTCTACATctttagagaaagaaaactgttCTACAGAagatcttatttctttttcaccaTATCTCGTACGAAGTCGTGGTAAGAATAATTCTAGAAAAGAGGGGCAACAGCGTCTCGGCATTGGTCGCCGATCTGATGAAATTCCAACTAAAGACActattatgcaaaatttaaacatatgtGTGGAAGAGGAAGAACGCACTGCtcaatatttcaaatttcttttgaatAAAGAAACTGATAGGCTTAAAGAGCTCTGTAATAAGTGGCAGGAAATTGCATCAACAAAGGATATTCCAGAAGATGCCATTTATGAAATACAACAAGCAGTAGGACAAACAAATCtgttgattaataaaaagtttcaaagaTTTCGCAGTTTAGTACAAGATTGCGAAACTGGTAAAGGAGAAATGTTAGTTACATGCAGAGACTTGCAGGGATTTTGGGATATGACATATATGGAAGTTAAAGATTGTGATATGCGATTTGAGAAATTACAGCAAAGTCAGAGTAGGGGATGGCATGAAGATGAATACGCAGTTACAGAGATAAAACCTGTTATAAAAAAACGAATgtctaataaaaaacaaaatgtatcATCAAAACCAAGTACATTGCGATCGTTAATTTTGGCTgccagaaaaaataaaataaaaacggaaCCGTTAAATGAAGAAATGTCATTACAAGAtgtattaaatgataaaaaatctGTTATTGTAAATGTTCATGAGAACtctcgaaataataaaagaagatCTAAATCCTATAATTTTACCGAAACCGAAAGAAAATCACTTTCTCAAAGTGAACATTTGAAGGTAAAGTCTATATCAAGCTCTGTGCAATATcctgataaattaaaaaaactgaGAAGTCCATTTGCAGCTATGAAAATAAGTCAAATGTGCAAAACTCCTGAAATTCAGTTAGATGACACAATATCATACGTTAATTCTGATCAAACGCCGGGCAagagtatattaaaaaaaaaagaagaattagaaaaaaaggaaactcGTATAAAATCTACGCATAAAGTCAATTTTGACGATGAAGTAATTTTGACGAATCTTCCTGTTGATGAGAAAATGCAAAGTGCATCAAATTTATCAGTTACATTAACTAGGATTGAGGACTCAGATTTAAACAAGCTGAATGAATCGCCATGCATTAgtgttgaaagaaaattagacTTTGAAGGTGATGAATTTAACACAACTTATAATCTAGAGGAGTCTATAACACAAACAATTGACAAACATAACAAATCTAAATCACTTATTCAAAGTACTTCTGATGATACAGTTCAATTACTTAATAACGTAACATATACAGTACCCACTACAGAATCGTCATTGAATAATATGGAGATTACGTCACCTTCCAAAAACTTAAGAAAACGGAACCGACGCAGTAATACATCAAGcagaaaaactttaaatatacATCATTCACCTCCAATACAAGGAAATGAAGGTGATGAGATAGTTGTTACTccggaaattattttaaacgacgTGAAAGATCTTGATTTAGGAAGAGTACTTCGAAATAGAACTATTTATTCAACAAGTAATACACCTAAATCTGCAACAAACATG atgaCTCCAAAAAGACAAAgcgttaataaagaaaaaaatcaggactctgtgaaattaaatagaaaacgtTCTTTAAGACGGTCAGAAAGaggtgaaaatataaaattagatgAAAATAATACTGTGGAGATGGAGAATCATACAATGATAAACAATACTAGAAAGAAGTCACTTCGAAAAAGCGTTGCATTTACTG AAACTTGCGTGGCATGTGTTGAAAATAAACCAGTACTACCTATGACTCCATATTCAGTACGTCGCAGCAAAACGCCTTCGAGACAAAGCAGAAGTAAACAAGCAATAGAAGAAGATCTTATATTGTGGGACAcgccaaataaaaatt ATCCTCGAAGGGTTACTAGATCTAAActaaataattcgtaa
- the LOC139103057 gene encoding zinc carboxypeptidase-like: MINYYDNIILLTCVTLYLNAMNVTSVIASASVLRKGHCSSDGIIMWKIIILCTIIGLITTEKATFHNYKVFRITPITTEQVELLRQLVETDEFSFWKEPTAVNIEVDLMVAPHKLPMFYEIMAQIEAPHSIYVENVQTLIDQTTNANQSTSFNFKDYYTIWQIYENLDDLAKQYPDKVKIIVGGKTYQKREIKGVKISFKANNPGIFIEGGNHGREWISPATVMYILHQLLISEDPDVRALAENHDWYIFPVFNPDGYEYTHTTNRMWRKTRDVHGFFCRGSDPNRNWSYKWKSGGSSSFGCSETYAGKAPFSDVETKSMSEYIKTISNKFYAYISFHSYSQLLMFPYGYTKAHLENYEDSLAIAAKSVRSLKKRYGTEYRIGNIGEILYLASGNTADYIKGVYHKPIVFVYELRDRGNYGFLLPPEQIIPTGEETLDSLVTLFKEAKALGYPKDV; the protein is encoded by the exons atgataaattattatgataatataattttactgaCGTGTGTAACTTTGTATTTAAACGCAATGAACGTCACAAGTGTCATTGCAAGTGCGTCTGTTTTACGAAAAG gacACTGCAGTAGTGACGGAATTATCAtgtggaaaataataatattatgcaCAATCATTGGTCTAATAACTACCGAGAAGGCTacgtttcataattataaagtCTTCAGAATTACTCCAATTACAACCGAACAAGTCGAATTATTGCGCCAATTAGTCGAAACTGATGAA tttTCTTTTTGGAAAGAACCAACTGCCGTAAATATTGAAGTAGATCTTATGGTAGCTCCACACAAGTTACCGatgttttacgaaataatGGCTCAGATTGAAGCACCCCATTCAATTTATGTTGAAAACGTTCAAACACTGATCGACCAAACAACTAACGCAAATCAATCgacgtcgtttaattttaaagattattacaCCATCTGGCAAATTTATGAAAACTTGGATGATCTAGCTAAGCAGTATCCCGATAAAGTAAAGATCATTGTGGGTGGTAAGACGTATCAGAAACGAGAAATCAAAGGCGTCAAGATTTCCTTTAAAGCCAACAATCCTGGAATCTTTATCGAAGGTGGTAATCACGGCAGGGAATGGATTTCACCGGCAACTGTTATGTACATTCTGCATCAACTCTTGATCAGCGAGGATCCGGATGTCAGAGCTTTGGCTGAGAATCACGATTGGTACATCTTTCCTGTGTTTAATCCTGACGGATATGAGTACACACATACTACT AATCGAATGTGGAGGAAAACACGTGATGTGCATGGTTTCTTCTGCAGAGGTAGCGATCCTAATAGAAATTGGAGTTACAAATGGAAAA GTGGAGGCTCTAGCAGCTTTGGATGTTCCGAAACTTACGCCGGGAAAGCACCTTTTTCCGATGTAGAAACGAAGAGCATGTCGGAATATATCAAGactatttctaataaattttacgcatACATCTCATTTCATAGCTATTCTCAGCTGTTAATGTTTCCTTACGGATACACTAAAGCTCATCTTGAAAACTATGAAGATTCA CTTGCTATCGCTGCGAAATCGGTTAGATCTCTGAAAAAAAGATACGGAACTGAATATAGAATTGGGAACATTGGCGAGATACTTT atctGGCTAGTGGAAATACCGCAGATTATATCAAAGGAGTTTATCATAAACCTATCGTTTTTGTTTATGAATTACGTGATCGAGGTAATTATGGTTTTTTGTTGCCTCCTGAACAAATTATCCCTACTGGAGAAGAAACTCTGGACTCTCTTGTAACTTTGTTTAAAGAAGCAAAAGCACTTGGATATCCCAAAGATGTTTAA
- the LOC139103056 gene encoding disks large-associated protein 5 isoform X2 — translation MSNFKEQYKNPCPGFGDTDTRRYLRAYNYDKTRREARTRNFDKNRNLGALTPTNSQLEDISSITDERRKKLIKWKEEKNRRKRQEATKKKPTFKVGVVHHSLCSPILKNKTLTAKPLKINETSKSFHVTKQGLTRATLKRLRAKEAAAAAAGPNGKNQTALLNKSERVNKQITKIKKEGASFAPVGHCFKPPSGLEEIPLFGTVMIKQMPHKRSPSAQECIQTSNNTSKNSRTSLNLRLSLNKQNSSQKLNKSSINQLDGLNVKKKKSSLKGQIINHADKRDSLQKNMSSSSIASNTKTPPLKTTASTSLEKENCSTEDLISFSPYLVRSRGKNNSRKEGQQRLGIGRRSDEIPTKDTIMQNLNICVEEEERTAQYFKFLLNKETDRLKELCNKWQEIASTKDIPEDAIYEIQQAVGQTNLLINKKFQRFRSLVQDCETGKGEMLVTCRDLQGFWDMTYMEVKDCDMRFEKLQQSQSRGWHEDEYAVTEIKPVIKKRMSNKKQNVSSKPSTLRSLILAARKNKIKTEPLNEEMSLQDVLNDKKSVIVNVHENSRNNKRRSKSYNFTETERKSLSQSEHLKVKSISSSVQYPDKLKKLRSPFAAMKISQMCKTPEIQLDDTISYVNSDQTPGKSILKKKEELEKKETRIKSTHKVNFDDEVILTNLPVDEKMQSASNLSVTLTRIEDSDLNKLNESPCISVERKLDFEGDEFNTTYNLEESITQTIDKHNKSKSLIQSTSDDTVQLLNNVTYTVPTTESSLNNMEITSPSKNLRKRNRRSNTSSRKTLNIHHSPPIQGNEGDEIVVTPEIILNDVKDLDLGRVLRNRTIYSTSNTPKSATNMMTPKRQSVNKEKNQDSVKLNRKRSLRRSERGENIKLDENNTVEMENHTMINNTRKKSLRKSVAFTETCVACVENKPVLPMTPYSVRRSKTPSRQSRSKQAIEEDLILWDTPNKNYPRRVTRSKLNNS, via the exons atgtCGAATTTCAAGGAGCAATACAAGAATCCGTGTCCGGGATTCGGAGATACGGACACTAGGAGATATTTGCGAGCatataattatgataaaacTCGCCGGGAAGCCAGGACACGGAACTTTGATAAGAATCGCAATTTGGGAGCTTTAACGCCAACGAATTCGCAGCTCG AGGATATATCCAGTATTACTGATGAGCgtaggaaaaaattaataaaatggaaagaggaaaagaacaGGAGAAAGAGGCAGGAAGCTACCAAAAAAAAGCCTACTTTTAAAGTTGGAGTTGTACATCATTCTTTGTGCTCTCCaatattgaaaaacaaaacaCTAACTGCAAAACcattaaagataaatgaaaCCTCTAAATCTTTTCATGTAACAAAACAAGGACTTACAAGAGCTACATTGAAACGGTTACGTGCTAAAGaagctgctgctgctgctgctgggCCAAATGGAAAGAATCAAACTGCACTATTGAACAAATCTGAAAGAGTGAATAAACAGATTACCAAAATCAAGAAAGAAGGGGCATCGTTTGCACCAGTTGGTCACTGTTTTAAACCTCCATCTGGTTTAGAAGAGATACCTCTATTTGGCACAGTAATGATAAAACAAATGCCACACAAAAGAAGCCCATCTGCACAAGAGTGTATACAGACTTCAAATAATACCTCAAAGAACTCCAGaacttctttaaatttaagattatcATTAAATAAGCAAAACTcatcgcaaaaattaaataaatcaagcATTAATCAATTAGATGgattaaatgtaaagaaaaagaaatcatcATTGAAAGGACAGATAATAAATCATGCAGACAAACGAGATTCcttgcaaaaaaatatgtctTCTTCGTCAATCGCTAGTAATACAAAAACGCCACCATTGAAAACGACTGCTTCTACATctttagagaaagaaaactgttCTACAGAagatcttatttctttttcaccaTATCTCGTACGAAGTCGTGGTAAGAATAATTCTAGAAAAGAGGGGCAACAGCGTCTCGGCATTGGTCGCCGATCTGATGAAATTCCAACTAAAGACActattatgcaaaatttaaacatatgtGTGGAAGAGGAAGAACGCACTGCtcaatatttcaaatttcttttgaatAAAGAAACTGATAGGCTTAAAGAGCTCTGTAATAAGTGGCAGGAAATTGCATCAACAAAGGATATTCCAGAAGATGCCATTTATGAAATACAACAAGCAGTAGGACAAACAAATCtgttgattaataaaaagtttcaaagaTTTCGCAGTTTAGTACAAGATTGCGAAACTGGTAAAGGAGAAATGTTAGTTACATGCAGAGACTTGCAGGGATTTTGGGATATGACATATATGGAAGTTAAAGATTGTGATATGCGATTTGAGAAATTACAGCAAAGTCAGAGTAGGGGATGGCATGAAGATGAATACGCAGTTACAGAGATAAAACCTGTTATAAAAAAACGAATgtctaataaaaaacaaaatgtatcATCAAAACCAAGTACATTGCGATCGTTAATTTTGGCTgccagaaaaaataaaataaaaacggaaCCGTTAAATGAAGAAATGTCATTACAAGAtgtattaaatgataaaaaatctGTTATTGTAAATGTTCATGAGAACtctcgaaataataaaagaagatCTAAATCCTATAATTTTACCGAAACCGAAAGAAAATCACTTTCTCAAAGTGAACATTTGAAGGTAAAGTCTATATCAAGCTCTGTGCAATATcctgataaattaaaaaaactgaGAAGTCCATTTGCAGCTATGAAAATAAGTCAAATGTGCAAAACTCCTGAAATTCAGTTAGATGACACAATATCATACGTTAATTCTGATCAAACGCCGGGCAagagtatattaaaaaaaaaagaagaattagaaaaaaaggaaactcGTATAAAATCTACGCATAAAGTCAATTTTGACGATGAAGTAATTTTGACGAATCTTCCTGTTGATGAGAAAATGCAAAGTGCATCAAATTTATCAGTTACATTAACTAGGATTGAGGACTCAGATTTAAACAAGCTGAATGAATCGCCATGCATTAgtgttgaaagaaaattagacTTTGAAGGTGATGAATTTAACACAACTTATAATCTAGAGGAGTCTATAACACAAACAATTGACAAACATAACAAATCTAAATCACTTATTCAAAGTACTTCTGATGATACAGTTCAATTACTTAATAACGTAACATATACAGTACCCACTACAGAATCGTCATTGAATAATATGGAGATTACGTCACCTTCCAAAAACTTAAGAAAACGGAACCGACGCAGTAATACATCAAGcagaaaaactttaaatatacATCATTCACCTCCAATACAAGGAAATGAAGGTGATGAGATAGTTGTTACTccggaaattattttaaacgacgTGAAAGATCTTGATTTAGGAAGAGTACTTCGAAATAGAACTATTTATTCAACAAGTAATACACCTAAATCTGCAACAAACATG atgaCTCCAAAAAGACAAAgcgttaataaagaaaaaaatcaggactctgtgaaattaaatagaaaacgtTCTTTAAGACGGTCAGAAAGaggtgaaaatataaaattagatgAAAATAATACTGTGGAGATGGAGAATCATACAATGATAAACAATACTAGAAAGAAGTCACTTCGAAAAAGCGTTGCATTTACTG AAACTTGCGTGGCATGTGTTGAAAATAAACCAGTACTACCTATGACTCCATATTCAGTACGTCGCAGCAAAACGCCTTCGAGACAAAGCAGAAGTAAACAAGCAATAGAAGAAGATCTTATATTGTGGGACAcgccaaataaaaatt ATCCTCGAAGGGTTACTAGATCTAAActaaataattcgtaa
- the LOC139103058 gene encoding tubulin delta chain, whose product MLTLQFGQCGNQLGSDLFSKIISDIKSSNTGVPYSVNYEYVENTIDKWFDGVGESNRHYAKAILVDTEEKVVNKICRDSDKSWIYRKSNVICQSGEGSANNWAYGYTINSQRLSHTILNVTRQEIEKLDRSQGFLLLLSSAGGTGSGIGSHMVELLREEYVTKPIIAAIVLPFTFGEVCTQNYNTVLTLSKFSDKADFSMLFENDQMHSMCTNLLRNSDTTLCDLNNIISENLLAVFQPSNNAKYNLNFLISKIATHPNFKFVTIKSVPHTPAMSLQYEPTHNWQMYIRHLNQTLRVSKAQVELTNAQLKPPNSISRKPILSQIYNTCVSNVLITRGKLIENNVITLEDLQERHLYPEWTDQSSFTHLHQNRRFLNRDKFLALVSNNSEIYRPIDTYLDKAWTSYKCAAFLHQYKQCGLDEDEFLQAFAKVENVVQQYKNLKINKEN is encoded by the coding sequence aTGCTTACATTGCAGTTTGGGCAATGCGGTAATCAACTCGGATCCGATCTCTTctccaaaataatttccgaTATAAAAAGTTCGAACACTGGTGTTCCATACAGTGTGAATTATGAATATGTAGAAAACACAATTGACAAATGGTTTGATGGAGTTGGTGAGTCTAATCGACACTATGCAAAGGCGATTCTTGTCGATACCGAGGAAAAAGTTGTAAACAAAATATGTAGGGATTCAGACAAATCGTGGATTTATCGCAAAAGTAATGTTATCTGTCAGTCTGGTGAGGGTTCTGCCAACAACTGGGCATATGGCTACACAATAAATAGTCAACGTTTGTCACATACTATATTGAATGTCACGCGccaagaaattgaaaaattagaTCGCTCTCAGGGATTCCTTTTGCTTCTTAGTTCAGCTGGTGGTACAGGATCTGGTATTGGAAGCCACATGGTTGAGCTTTTAAGAGAAGAGTATGTAACTAAGCCCATTATTGCTGCAATAGTATTACCATTTACCTTTGGAGAAGTTTGCACTCAGAATTATAATACTGTGCTGACTTTATCCAAGTTTTCAGATAAGGCCGATTTTTCCATGTTGTTTGAGAATGATCAGATGCACTCTATGTGTACTAATCTATTAAGAAACTCTGATACCACATTATGCGATTTGAATAATATCATTTCTGAAAACTTGCTTGCCGTTTTTCAACCCAGCAATAATGCAAAGTAcaacttgaattttttaatatctaaaatagCTACACAtcccaattttaaatttgtaacaatTAAAAGTGTACCGCATACTCCTGCAATGTCTTTGCAGTATGAACCTACGCATAACTGGCAAATGTATATACGTCATTTAAATCAGACTCTGCGAGTATCGAAGGCACAAGTGGAATTAACAAATGCACAACTAAAGCCACCAAACTCTATCTCCCGCAAACCAATATTATCTCAGATATATAATACTTGTGTATCAAATGTTCTTATAACACGTGGCAAACTTATAGAGAATAATGTTATAACATTGGAAGATTTGCAAGAAAGACATCTATATCCAGAGTGGACTGATCAAAGTTCCTTCACTCATTTGCATCAAAATCGTAGATTTTTGAACCGAGATAAGTTCTTGGCGTTAGTTAGCAATAATTCAGAGATATATCGGCCAATTGATACGTATCTAGACAAAGCATGGACCTCTTACAAATGTGCCGCATTTTTGCATCAGTATAAACAATGTGGTTTGGACGAAGATGAGTTCTTGCAAGCTTTTGCCAAAGTAGAAAACGTAGTACAGcaatataaaaacttaaaaattaacaaagaaaacTGA